The DNA segment GTATTGATGATGTAGGCATGGGAGTTTTGTATGGACTTTATGACTACAAGTACGAGACAATAGCACTTTTGTATCACGCAAATCACCTTGATGAAAAATTTGGCGTTGGACCACATACTATATCTGTTCCAAGGCTTAGACCTGCTTTAAATATAACACTTGATGAATACCCATATCTGGTGTCTGACAGGGATTTTAAAAAGCTTGTAGCTGTAATAAGGCTTGCTGTGCCGTATACGGGTATGATCTTGTCTACGAGAGAACTTCCTGAATTCAGAGATGAAGTCATAAGTGTAGGTATATCTCAGATAAGTGCAGGTTCTTGTACGGGTGTAGGTGGATATCACGAGGAAATATCGAAAAAGGCTGAAACGAAGCCACAGTTTGAGGTAGGAGATCATAGGACACCAAATGAGATATTGAGAACACTATGTGAACAGCATTATCTGCCAAGTTACTGTACAGCTTGTTATAGGATGGGCCGTACTGGTGATAGGTTTATGAGCTTTGCTAAATCAGGGCAGATTCACAATTTCTGTCTGCCAAATGCGATACTTACATTTAAGGAATTTCTTTTAGATTACGGCGATGAAGCGACAAAAGCCATAGGCGAAGAGACGATTGCTGCAAACATAGAAAATATTCCTTCTGAGAAAGTAAGAGAAGAGACTAAAAGAAGATTAAAACGGTTGGAAAATGGTGAAAGAGATCTGTACTTCTAAAAAAAATCCGGGTTATCCCGGATTTTTCCATGTCTTTTTGCGTTCCCCTTTATCATGCCCGATTATCCTATTTTCTGAAATGATCAATTTCTTTATATTTTCTAAGTCATTAACCACTTTAGTGCCGTCATTAGAAGTTTTTCCTGGATATAGAGCGTACAATTTTTTATATTCATTAAGCCCCATATTTGGCATTATAACATTTGCACCTGCTCTCAATCCTTGTACATATCCATTTTCTGATTTTACTCCTAATGCTGTAGTAGCTGGCATGTTAATATCTGGCAGTAAAAGGCGTGTCAAAGCCAACATTTTTAATACTATTTCAACGTTGCCGCTTTTTTCATTTTCTAATGGAGTATTTGGCGTTGGTATAAATGGGCCCATTCCAATCATATCCGCATCAATATTTTTAAAAAAAAGTATATCTTCAGCCAGCATGTCTAAAGTTTGTCCAGGCAATCCGATTAGGCATCCAGTGCCTACTTCATAACCCAGTTCTCTCAAATCCATTAAACACCTAACGCGATTATCGAAACTCATATTTGGATGCAATTTTTTGTAAAGGTCCCTATTTGTTGTTTCAATTCGAAGCAAGTATCTGTCTGCGCCAGCTTTTTTTAGATCGGCATATTCTTTTGTTGTTAATTCGCCAATGCTTAGTGTAATAGACAAGTCAAGATCCTTGATTTTTTCAACGATATTGCATAAATCTTTAATTTTAAAAAGTTTATCTTCGCCACCTTGTAATACTACAGTTTTTAATCCAGCATCTTTTGTAGCTTTTGCACATTGCAAAATTTCATTTTCGGTCATCCTATATCTTTTTATTGATTTATTGTAGACTCTAAGGCCACAATAATAGCAAGTTCTGCAGCAATAATTGCTTATTTCAATCAAGCCTCGTAAATGAACTACATCACCGACAAATTTTTTTCTTACTCTGTCGGCAGCTTTGCAGATGTCATCAGTATATTCAGAATTTAGTAAGATGACGAGATCTTCCTTTGTTAATGTGTGCTCATTTTCAGCATATGAAATTAAATCTTTTATGTAATCATGATTAATTTGATAATCAAATCTACTCATTGCAAAAATCAGCCTTTCATTTTTTATAATCAACATTATATCATATAGAAAATAAAAATTTTAATATTTTTATTGACATATGACAAAAATAATTATATATTTATAATTGTATATGACGTATGTTTAAAATGTTGGAGGGTTGTTTTATGAGGATTGCGATTTCATCAGAAGGTGATAATCTAAATTCAAATGTGGATTCAAGATTTGGTAGAGCAAGGTATTTTATCGTTGTTGATACTGAATCAATGAATTACAAGGTTATTGACAATACTGCAGCATCATCTGCAGGTGGTGCTGGTACAAAGGCAGCACAACTTTTATTAGATGAGGGAGTTGACTCAATTATATCAAGTAATGTAGGCCCAAATGCATTAGAAGTATTTCAGGCGGCTGAAATAGCTGTTTATAAATCAATCAATAGCACTATTGAAAAAAATGTAGAAGAATTTAAAAAGGGTACATTAGAGAAAATTGAATTGCCTACTAATAATGGTCATCATGGAGAGCATTAAAAATGAAAGGTTACAAGATAGCAGTTTTAAGCGGTAAAGGTGGAACTGGTAAAACTACGGTTTCTTCAAACCTTGCTAAAATTCAAAAAAGCATTTATGTTGACTGTGATGTAGAAGAACCTAATGGATACTTGTTTTTAAAACCGGAAGTAGAGAAAGTAAAAGATGTAAATGTGATGATTCCCAGCATAGATTATGATAAGTGTACCCTTTGCGGTGAATGCACAAAGGCATGTAGATTCGGTGCATTAATGAGGTTGACGAAAAAAATACTTGTTTTTGACCATTTATGTCATTCATGTGGAGCATGTTATGAGATATGTCCATATAATGCCATAAAAGAAATACCGAAGAAGATAGGTGTTGTTAGGGTAGGGCGATCAGATGATATAGATTTTATAGATGGTAAATTAAATATAGGTGAAGCTTCAGGAGTTCCTATAATAAAAGAAATTAAAGATTTGATAAAAGAGACAGATAAAAATGTAATCATTGATAGTCCTCCTGGGACATCTTGTTCTGTCATACATTCTGTAGAAGGTAGCGATTATTGCCTTTTAGTTACTGAGCCGACTCCATATGGACTACACGATCTTAAACTGGCTGTTGAACTTGTAAAAGAGTTGCATTTGCCATTTGCCGTTATTATAAATAAATCTGGAGAATCAGATAGTATTATTGAAGATTATTGTAATAAAGAAAATATAAGTGTGATTGCAAAAATTCCATTTAAAAAAGAGTATGCCGAATTGTATTCTAAAGGGAATCTGTTGATTGAAGAAGATGATGAAATAAGGCATACATTTGAAAATTTATCACAGAGATTGATGGAGCTGATTGGAAAATGAAACAGTTGGTTATATTAAGTGGCAAAGGTGGAACTGGAAAGACAACAGTTGCAACGGCCTTAAGTGAAATTGTAGAAAATAAAGTAATGGCAGATTGCGATGTAGAAGCTCCTAACTTAAATATAATTTTTAATGGAGAAATACAAAAAGTCGATAATTTCTTTGGAAAAGAAGTAGCATTGATAGATGATGACAGATGCATAAAATGTGGGTTATGTGAGAAATTGTGCAGGTTTGATGCTATTTCTGAGTATAAGGTAAATCCATATTATTGCGAAGGTTGCGGTCTTTGCTCTTATAAGTGCCCCAGTGGTGCAATTA comes from the Thermoanaerobacterium aotearoense genome and includes:
- the hydG gene encoding [FeFe] hydrogenase H-cluster radical SAM maturase HydG; the encoded protein is MDRQIADFIDDEKIKAALKYGESASKDEALRIIEKAKNLKGITPEEAAVLLNLEDDELLEEMYKVARYIKEQIYGNRIVIFAPLYISNYCVNNCRYCGYKHSNEQERKKLTMDEVRREIEILEEMGHKRLAVEAGEDPVNCPIDYVLDVIKTIYDTKLKNGSIRRVNVNIAATTVENYKKLKDVGIGTYILFQETYHRPTYEYMHPTGPKHDYDYHTTAMDRAMEAGIDDVGMGVLYGLYDYKYETIALLYHANHLDEKFGVGPHTISVPRLRPALNITLDEYPYLVSDRDFKKLVAVIRLAVPYTGMILSTRELPEFRDEVISVGISQISAGSCTGVGGYHEEISKKAETKPQFEVGDHRTPNEILRTLCEQHYLPSYCTACYRMGRTGDRFMSFAKSGQIHNFCLPNAILTFKEFLLDYGDEATKAIGEETIAANIENIPSEKVREETKRRLKRLENGERDLYF
- the hydE gene encoding [FeFe] hydrogenase H-cluster radical SAM maturase HydE; the encoded protein is MSRFDYQINHDYIKDLISYAENEHTLTKEDLVILLNSEYTDDICKAADRVRKKFVGDVVHLRGLIEISNYCCRTCYYCGLRVYNKSIKRYRMTENEILQCAKATKDAGLKTVVLQGGEDKLFKIKDLCNIVEKIKDLDLSITLSIGELTTKEYADLKKAGADRYLLRIETTNRDLYKKLHPNMSFDNRVRCLMDLRELGYEVGTGCLIGLPGQTLDMLAEDILFFKNIDADMIGMGPFIPTPNTPLENEKSGNVEIVLKMLALTRLLLPDINMPATTALGVKSENGYVQGLRAGANVIMPNMGLNEYKKLYALYPGKTSNDGTKVVNDLENIKKLIISENRIIGHDKGERKKTWKNPG
- a CDS encoding NifB/NifX family molybdenum-iron cluster-binding protein produces the protein MRIAISSEGDNLNSNVDSRFGRARYFIVVDTESMNYKVIDNTAASSAGGAGTKAAQLLLDEGVDSIISSNVGPNALEVFQAAEIAVYKSINSTIEKNVEEFKKGTLEKIELPTNNGHHGEH
- a CDS encoding ATP-binding protein codes for the protein MKGYKIAVLSGKGGTGKTTVSSNLAKIQKSIYVDCDVEEPNGYLFLKPEVEKVKDVNVMIPSIDYDKCTLCGECTKACRFGALMRLTKKILVFDHLCHSCGACYEICPYNAIKEIPKKIGVVRVGRSDDIDFIDGKLNIGEASGVPIIKEIKDLIKETDKNVIIDSPPGTSCSVIHSVEGSDYCLLVTEPTPYGLHDLKLAVELVKELHLPFAVIINKSGESDSIIEDYCNKENISVIAKIPFKKEYAELYSKGNLLIEEDDEIRHTFENLSQRLMELIGK